From Rhodothermales bacterium, one genomic window encodes:
- the hisH gene encoding imidazole glycerol phosphate synthase subunit HisH → MNVAVVKYNAGNVLSVMFAIRRLGLEPVWTDDPEELESADRVIFPGQGEASSAMAYLRERGLDEVLTGLSQPVLGICLGLQLMCRWSEENDTPCLGILPHDVRHFDDSLKVPHVGWNAIDGLVGSLFSGVADGAFAYFAHSYYVETGENVTAFTDYSTRFASAVQVRNFQAVQFHPEKSGDVGEHILRNFLLGATVG, encoded by the coding sequence ATGAACGTCGCGGTCGTCAAGTACAATGCCGGCAACGTGCTGTCGGTCATGTTCGCCATTCGTCGCCTCGGACTGGAACCGGTGTGGACCGACGACCCGGAAGAACTCGAGAGTGCTGATCGCGTGATCTTCCCCGGCCAGGGTGAGGCAAGTTCGGCGATGGCATATCTTCGCGAGCGTGGCCTTGACGAAGTCCTGACAGGGCTGAGTCAACCGGTACTGGGAATATGTCTCGGGCTTCAACTCATGTGTCGATGGTCGGAAGAGAACGACACCCCGTGCCTTGGAATTCTTCCGCACGACGTTCGGCATTTTGATGACAGTCTTAAAGTGCCTCATGTGGGGTGGAACGCGATCGATGGACTTGTCGGATCGCTGTTCAGCGGCGTCGCTGACGGTGCGTTCGCTTACTTCGCGCATTCCTACTACGTTGAAACGGGCGAGAACGTGACAGCCTTCACCGACTACTCGACGCGCTTTGCGTCGGCGGTTCAGGTACGGAATTTTCAGGCCGTTCAGTTTCATCCGGAGAAGAGCGGCGACGTGGGCGAGCACATATTGAGGAATTTCCTGTTGGGGGCTACCGTTGGCTAG
- a CDS encoding imidazole glycerol phosphate synthase subunit HisF (catalyzes the conversion of 5-[(5-phospho-1-deoxyribulos-1-ylamino)methylideneamino]-1-(5-phosphoribosyl)imidazole-4-carboxamideand glutamine to imidazole-glycerol phosphate, 5-aminoimidazol-4-carboxamideribonucleotide and glutamate; the HisF subunit acts as a cyclase), with protein sequence MLTRRIIPCLDIKDGQTVKGVNFVNLR encoded by the coding sequence GTGCTCACCAGGCGTATCATACCATGTCTCGACATCAAGGATGGCCAGACGGTGAAGGGTGTCAATTTTGTCAACCTGCGTCA